Proteins encoded together in one Nostoc sp. PCC 7524 window:
- a CDS encoding TonB-dependent siderophore receptor, translating to MIKLQQLLWMASLSSILVTIPAIGEEIKSTSTEEKSDYLNPGNNVKQLLAQSLILIPEIRLQPTDKGLDVILETNQSDKLQPVVRSEGNNYIVDISNAQLRLSSGDTFRQEKPTTGITEVIVTNLDANTIRVTVTGETGAPQVELFDGDEGLVFGVVPTVTTTQTPQTQPTPPQPSSETQPEQPSAQNEAPIELVVTGQQDRYRVPNASTGTRTDTPIRDIPQTIQVVPEEVIRDQKVTRLRDALLNVGGVLQDGGFAGTADQIGIRGFFGGGLFGGGILVDGFKDGRSGIRETANVERIEVLKGPASVLYGGVEPGGVINLVTKQPLREPFFNAELSVGSFSTFRPSIDISGPLNSERTLLYRLNSVYETSNGFRDFNQDTQRFFISPILKWEIGKATNLTLQFDYLNDERPFDRGFLAFGEGILDTPLERFFGEPDDVRKVEEVGLSYRLEHNFNDNWKIRNAFRYQSSDTFDYRAEPVSLNETTGILSRNFRSNDDYRETYTLQTDLVGKFTTGSINHTLLFGIDLARATQGGTQKRLPGGLTPSINVFNPVYNVIPRPGLEALTNVVRDNQDTSDGLGIFLQNQIAFADNLKFLVGGRLDIVDQNSKDLRDGSESNQYDTAITPRLGIVYQPIEPVSLYASYSQSFQPNFGIRVDGSVLQPERGTQYEVGVKGEFLDGRLAATLAAYHITKSNIATTDPANPDFSIPIGKQRNQGIEFNVAGQISPGWNVIASYSYIDAEITEDNSGLAGNRPANVPFNTASLWTTYELQRGSLQGLGFGLGLFYVGDRLGDADNTYTIPSYLRTDAAIYYQRNNWRAGINIQNLFNEKYFQGSNFGRVAIEPGAPLTVIGSFSVTF from the coding sequence ATGATCAAGTTGCAACAACTGCTTTGGATGGCCAGTTTGAGTTCGATTTTAGTTACTATACCTGCTATTGGCGAAGAAATAAAAAGCACCAGTACAGAGGAAAAATCAGATTATCTTAACCCTGGAAACAACGTTAAACAACTGCTAGCTCAATCACTTATTCTGATTCCAGAAATCAGATTACAACCTACAGATAAAGGGCTTGATGTAATCTTAGAAACCAATCAAAGTGACAAGCTTCAACCAGTAGTGAGAAGTGAGGGCAATAATTACATTGTAGATATAAGCAACGCACAACTGCGTCTATCTAGTGGCGATACATTCCGCCAAGAAAAACCGACTACGGGAATCACTGAAGTTATAGTTACAAATTTAGATGCAAACACGATTCGTGTGACAGTAACAGGTGAAACGGGTGCGCCGCAAGTCGAATTGTTTGATGGTGATGAGGGTTTAGTTTTCGGGGTTGTCCCAACTGTAACTACTACTCAAACACCACAGACACAACCAACCCCACCGCAACCTAGTAGCGAAACCCAGCCAGAACAACCATCTGCACAAAATGAAGCACCAATTGAATTAGTGGTAACAGGCCAGCAAGATAGATACCGTGTACCCAATGCTTCCACTGGGACTAGAACTGATACCCCGATACGAGATATTCCTCAGACTATTCAAGTAGTTCCTGAAGAAGTGATTAGGGATCAAAAAGTCACCCGTTTAAGAGACGCACTGCTGAATGTTGGTGGTGTACTTCAAGATGGTGGGTTTGCTGGTACAGCAGACCAAATTGGTATTCGAGGATTTTTTGGCGGAGGTCTTTTTGGTGGTGGTATTTTAGTTGATGGCTTCAAAGATGGACGAAGTGGTATTAGAGAAACTGCAAACGTTGAGCGTATAGAAGTCCTCAAAGGGCCAGCTTCAGTTTTATATGGTGGCGTTGAACCAGGAGGAGTCATTAATTTAGTTACAAAGCAACCTCTGAGAGAGCCATTTTTTAATGCTGAATTGTCAGTGGGTAGTTTCTCCACATTTCGCCCAAGTATAGATATTTCTGGGCCACTAAATTCCGAGAGAACTCTATTATATAGGCTCAACTCTGTTTACGAAACTTCTAATGGATTCCGTGATTTTAATCAAGATACTCAACGATTTTTCATTTCACCCATTTTAAAATGGGAAATTGGCAAAGCCACTAACTTAACGTTGCAATTTGACTATCTCAATGATGAGCGTCCATTTGATCGGGGATTTTTGGCTTTTGGTGAGGGTATTCTTGACACTCCTCTAGAGCGTTTTTTTGGTGAACCAGATGATGTGAGAAAAGTTGAAGAAGTCGGATTGAGCTATCGTTTAGAGCATAATTTTAACGATAATTGGAAAATCCGTAATGCTTTCCGATATCAGAGTTCCGATACATTTGATTATCGTGCTGAACCTGTGAGTTTGAATGAAACAACAGGTATTTTGTCACGTAATTTTAGATCCAATGATGACTATCGAGAAACTTATACTTTACAAACTGATTTAGTTGGTAAGTTTACTACAGGCTCGATTAATCATACTCTATTATTTGGTATTGATTTAGCTAGAGCTACACAAGGCGGAACTCAAAAGCGATTACCTGGAGGACTTACACCAAGTATTAATGTATTCAATCCAGTTTACAATGTCATACCCAGACCTGGTTTAGAAGCATTAACCAACGTTGTGCGCGATAACCAAGATACCAGCGATGGTCTAGGAATTTTCTTGCAAAATCAAATAGCGTTTGCAGATAATTTAAAATTTCTCGTGGGTGGACGGTTGGATATTGTAGATCAAAATAGTAAAGATTTACGAGATGGTTCTGAATCGAATCAATACGATACAGCTATTACCCCAAGATTGGGTATTGTGTATCAACCTATTGAACCTGTTTCTCTTTACGCTAGTTACAGCCAATCATTTCAACCAAATTTTGGTATAAGAGTAGATGGTTCAGTTCTACAACCTGAACGGGGAACTCAGTACGAAGTGGGAGTAAAAGGTGAATTTTTAGATGGTAGATTAGCCGCGACTTTGGCAGCTTATCATATTACTAAATCGAATATTGCTACAACTGATCCAGCGAATCCAGACTTTAGCATTCCCATAGGAAAACAACGCAACCAGGGTATTGAGTTCAATGTTGCAGGACAAATTAGTCCAGGTTGGAATGTAATCGCATCTTATTCTTACATTGATGCCGAGATTACTGAAGATAACAGTGGTTTGGCGGGGAATCGTCCAGCCAATGTCCCATTTAATACAGCTAGTTTGTGGACAACTTACGAATTGCAACGCGGTAGTTTGCAGGGTTTAGGTTTTGGTCTAGGCTTATTTTATGTAGGCGATCGCCTAGGTGATGCAGACAATACCTATACCATCCCCAGCTATCTGAGAACAGATGCAGCAATTTACTATCAACGTAATAATTGGCGGGCTGGGATTAATATCCAAAATCTGTTTAATGAAAAATATTTTCAAGGATCAAATTTTGGTAGAGTTGCCATAGAACCTGGCGCACCATTAACAGTGATTGGTAGTTTTTCTGTGACATTTTAA
- a CDS encoding helix-turn-helix transcriptional regulator, with protein sequence MTIVFCDQDWEEILEEHQKHHFCSSNCVVDENYTQADTKYFAWREWYMPLRSGLKIRIYEFKPTDNFIQIGKHGHSNTTTLSFFIKGNSQTILQGITNSANEIVGRNYIEYAPNILESDEYVANQQVVRVQICLEPAKFFQDFEPHQLQQLPSELQIFAASGEIQPYYRQGITTPEMQIALQQILNCPFQGIMKRLYLEAKAIELMTHQFSQFTKSVSNSDDKSLVKTDDVERIYQAKDILINNFKNPPSLLEIARQVKLNDCKLKQGFRQIFGTTVFGYLHDYRMQQAYMLLNTGCMKVQEVAKAVGYASPSSFNSAFKKKFGVNPKAYQVKRYKE encoded by the coding sequence ATGACAATAGTGTTTTGTGACCAAGATTGGGAAGAAATATTAGAAGAACATCAAAAGCATCATTTCTGTAGCTCAAATTGCGTTGTTGATGAGAACTATACACAAGCAGATACAAAATATTTTGCTTGGCGGGAATGGTATATGCCACTTCGTTCTGGTTTAAAAATTAGAATTTATGAATTTAAACCTACAGATAATTTTATTCAAATTGGCAAGCATGGTCATTCTAATACCACAACATTAAGTTTTTTTATTAAGGGTAACTCTCAAACAATTTTACAAGGTATAACAAATTCGGCAAATGAAATTGTAGGGCGTAATTATATAGAATATGCACCCAATATTCTAGAAAGTGATGAATATGTAGCCAATCAGCAGGTTGTCAGAGTACAAATTTGCCTTGAACCTGCAAAATTTTTTCAAGATTTTGAGCCTCATCAGTTACAACAACTTCCCTCAGAATTACAAATATTTGCTGCGAGTGGTGAAATACAACCTTATTATCGTCAGGGAATTACAACACCAGAAATGCAGATAGCTCTACAGCAGATTTTAAATTGTCCTTTTCAAGGAATAATGAAACGTCTGTATTTAGAAGCTAAAGCAATTGAATTGATGACACATCAATTTAGCCAGTTTACAAAATCTGTATCAAATTCTGATGATAAATCACTTGTAAAAACTGATGATGTTGAAAGGATTTATCAGGCTAAAGACATATTAATTAATAACTTTAAAAATCCACCTTCATTATTAGAAATAGCCCGACAAGTAAAACTGAATGATTGCAAATTAAAGCAGGGTTTTCGTCAAATCTTTGGCACAACAGTCTTTGGTTATTTACACGATTATCGAATGCAGCAAGCATATATGCTGTTAAATACTGGTTGCATGAAAGTCCAAGAAGTAGCTAAAGCCGTTGGCTATGCTAGTCCTAGTTCCTTTAATTCTGCATTCAAGAAAAAATTCGGCGTGAATCCAAAAGCATATCAAGTTAAAAGATACAAGGAATAA
- a CDS encoding iron-siderophore ABC transporter substrate-binding protein, with translation MYRHLKSFLLGFVTIILLLACHSNISQNATQGDNTLLTSPLPIATKVVKHALGETIIPIKPQRIIVLNDIGLLDPVLSLGIKPIGTVSYFPEYDFLFRGVTNEEAAGIEIIGTGNQPNLESVLKLKPDLILMREYQKSLYKELSAIAPTVMVDLPGLNYSFKENLRFIAQVLGESKKAEQVITQYYARVKNLQRVMGERLKEIEVSVIYLFDENLLGTFADNETFNQVFQDIGIQLIPVLANQKEDTLVSSVEVLNKYDADILFVMNSNKHLSRAFFKNPLLTTLKATKKNQVYEVQVDRWWTFGFFGVNKLLDDLFKYLVQP, from the coding sequence GTGTATCGTCACCTAAAATCATTTTTGCTAGGATTTGTTACTATTATTTTGCTTTTGGCTTGCCATAGTAATATTTCACAAAATGCAACTCAAGGTGACAATACCTTACTGACATCTCCTCTACCGATAGCTACAAAAGTAGTCAAACACGCTTTGGGTGAAACAATAATTCCCATCAAGCCACAGCGAATTATTGTATTAAATGATATTGGTCTTTTAGACCCGGTATTGTCTTTGGGTATCAAACCAATTGGTACAGTCAGTTATTTTCCAGAGTACGACTTTTTATTCCGTGGTGTAACTAATGAGGAAGCGGCTGGTATCGAGATAATTGGTACTGGAAATCAGCCTAATTTAGAAAGTGTTCTTAAGCTCAAACCAGACTTAATTTTGATGCGTGAATACCAGAAAAGTTTGTATAAAGAATTATCTGCGATCGCACCTACGGTTATGGTAGACTTGCCGGGTCTAAACTACTCTTTTAAAGAAAATCTCCGCTTTATTGCTCAAGTGCTGGGTGAGTCTAAAAAAGCTGAACAAGTTATTACTCAATACTACGCAAGAGTCAAAAATTTGCAACGTGTCATGGGTGAACGACTCAAAGAAATAGAAGTATCTGTCATTTATCTATTTGATGAAAATTTACTTGGTACATTTGCTGACAATGAAACATTTAATCAAGTTTTTCAGGATATTGGTATTCAACTTATACCTGTACTAGCAAATCAAAAAGAAGATACTTTAGTATCAAGTGTTGAGGTATTAAATAAGTACGATGCCGATATTTTGTTTGTTATGAATAGTAATAAACATTTGTCAAGAGCTTTTTTCAAAAATCCTCTTTTAACTACGCTCAAAGCCACAAAAAAGAATCAAGTGTATGAAGTCCAAGTAGATAGATGGTGGACATTCGGCTTTTTTGGAGTCAATAAGCTACTTGATGATTTATTTAAATATCTGGTGCAGCCATAG
- a CDS encoding iron-siderophore ABC transporter substrate-binding protein, whose protein sequence is MNDIYIKIKSLTRWLRFGIAIFCSLLLAVACHRGGSLPIRDYTTNAACRQVEHTAGIACIPEKFERVVTLDGVSLENAIALGIKPVGSVISDFSSYWQEYLTGVKNIGVDEPNLESILALKPDLILGLDYRQDIYNITSKIAPTALFKFENSGQWKEIFTNYSLALGKREVGETVMKNYYRRLEEFKQKMGNDLSKIKVSVVRIYPNNINIYLLDSFCGKVLQDAGLSRPESQNIKESQAIKLFGNSVQVSIGNELIEQADGDVIFIWTGQNTSQGNETAKKNLEQLQSNPIWKNLKAVKKNKVYLVPSYWIGSGILAANAIVDDLFKYLINTP, encoded by the coding sequence ATGAATGACATTTATATCAAAATCAAAAGCTTAACTCGTTGGTTACGATTTGGCATAGCAATATTTTGCAGTTTATTGCTGGCTGTAGCTTGTCATCGTGGTGGTTCTCTACCTATTCGTGATTACACTACCAACGCAGCTTGTCGTCAGGTTGAACACACTGCGGGAATCGCCTGTATTCCAGAAAAGTTTGAGCGAGTTGTCACTTTAGATGGAGTTTCCTTAGAAAATGCGATCGCACTAGGTATTAAACCCGTTGGTAGTGTGATTTCCGATTTCTCATCATATTGGCAAGAGTATCTGACAGGAGTAAAAAACATCGGGGTTGACGAACCTAATTTAGAAAGTATTCTCGCACTCAAACCAGATTTAATTTTAGGTCTTGACTATCGACAAGACATTTATAATATTACTTCTAAAATTGCGCCAACAGCTTTGTTTAAATTTGAAAATAGTGGTCAATGGAAAGAGATATTTACAAATTACAGCTTGGCATTAGGTAAGCGGGAAGTTGGTGAAACAGTGATGAAAAATTATTACCGTCGTCTTGAGGAATTTAAGCAAAAAATGGGTAATGATTTATCAAAAATCAAAGTATCTGTAGTGCGGATATACCCTAATAACATTAATATATATTTACTCGATTCTTTCTGTGGAAAAGTTTTGCAAGATGCAGGATTATCTCGTCCCGAATCCCAAAATATCAAGGAATCACAGGCAATAAAATTATTTGGCAACTCTGTGCAAGTTTCTATTGGTAATGAACTAATTGAACAAGCAGACGGTGATGTTATATTTATTTGGACTGGTCAAAATACCAGTCAAGGCAATGAAACAGCTAAAAAGAACTTAGAGCAACTGCAATCAAATCCCATTTGGAAAAATTTAAAAGCTGTCAAAAAAAATAAGGTTTATCTAGTTCCAAGTTACTGGATTGGTAGTGGTATTTTAGCTGCAAATGCAATTGTTGATGATTTATTTAAGTACCTCATAAATACACCATAA
- a CDS encoding TonB-dependent siderophore receptor, whose product MSNQLQKLAWMTGLSLVLVNFPALAEDNQKPITKISQLSDIEKPATTIQQWLAQSLVQVTGVQLQTTEQGIEVILATNQSDKLQLTNKSEGNSYIVEIPNAQLSLSSGDTFRQEKPTAGISEVIVTNLDANTIRVTVTGESGAPQVELFDGDEGLVFGVVATVSTTQTPPQPEQQPSNETQPEQPSAQNEAPIELVVTGEQDTYRIPEASAATRTDTPIRDIPQSIQVIPKQVLEDQKVIRLTDAIRNVSGIVEGDTFGGTNDNFNLRGFDFISTFRNGLRETGFVLRELANIEQIEVLKGPASVLYGNSEPGGIINLVTKKPLATPYYSADLSVGNYNYYRSTIDLSSPLNTDKSLLYRLNVAYENAGSFRNFVNSERVFFGPVFDLKLGENTNILFDVSYVNDERTMDQGIVAFGRGIADIPTSRFLGEPGDERTVEEVNVGYRLEHRFSDQLTLRNAFRYTSQDTFDYRAQPLAVDEATGELSRNFRSNDDYRETYSLLTDIVGKFKTGSIEHTLLFGFDLARQKSDGSQRRLPGGLTPSINIFNPVYNVIPRPALSELTNVVRDGKSTTDSLGIYLQDQIAFSDKFKLMLGGRFDVVEQDQFDRLSDTRTLQYDEAFTPRIGVVYQPIKPISLYASYSRSFVPNFAQRADGTFLPPERGNQYEVGIKADLNEKFSATLAAYEITRTNIATPDPNDPDGFSIPVGEQRSRGIELDISGEILPGWNIIAAYSYTDATVTKSNDLRVGSRVPKVPEHKASLWTTYQFRQGNLQGLGFGLGLFYLSDRVGGDIPTPEFDDTFTLPSYLRTDAAIYYKRDNWKAAINIENLFGVRYIESFNFGRNTVIPGAPFTIIGSITFEF is encoded by the coding sequence ATGTCAAATCAATTGCAAAAACTAGCTTGGATGACAGGATTGAGTTTGGTATTAGTTAACTTCCCTGCGTTAGCAGAAGATAACCAAAAACCAATAACAAAAATTTCTCAATTAAGTGATATAGAAAAACCTGCAACTACTATTCAACAATGGCTGGCTCAATCTCTGGTTCAAGTAACAGGTGTCCAGTTGCAAACCACCGAGCAAGGGATAGAGGTAATTTTAGCCACTAATCAATCAGATAAACTGCAACTGACCAACAAGAGTGAGGGTAATAGCTATATTGTTGAAATTCCCAATGCTCAACTGAGCCTATCTAGTGGCGATACATTCCGCCAGGAAAAACCAACTGCGGGAATTAGTGAAGTTATAGTCACAAATTTAGATGCAAATACAATTCGTGTGACAGTAACAGGTGAAAGTGGTGCGCCGCAAGTCGAATTGTTTGATGGTGACGAGGGTTTAGTTTTCGGGGTTGTCGCAACTGTAAGCACTACTCAAACACCACCGCAACCAGAACAACAACCAAGTAACGAAACCCAGCCAGAACAACCATCTGCACAAAATGAAGCACCTATTGAACTGGTAGTTACGGGTGAACAAGATACATATCGTATCCCAGAAGCATCAGCAGCCACTAGAACCGACACCCCAATTCGGGACATTCCCCAGTCAATTCAAGTAATTCCTAAACAAGTTTTAGAAGACCAGAAGGTTATTCGACTTACTGATGCAATTCGTAACGTGAGTGGTATTGTCGAAGGTGATACTTTTGGCGGGACAAATGACAACTTCAATCTTAGAGGCTTCGATTTTATTTCTACTTTTCGTAATGGTTTAAGAGAAACCGGCTTTGTATTGCGAGAGCTTGCTAATATCGAGCAAATAGAAGTTCTTAAAGGCCCGGCTTCTGTTTTATATGGAAATTCTGAACCAGGAGGAATCATTAATTTAGTAACGAAAAAACCTCTTGCTACTCCTTATTACTCTGCCGATTTATCTGTAGGTAACTACAATTACTATCGTTCTACCATTGATTTATCAAGTCCTCTTAACACAGATAAATCATTACTATATCGACTAAACGTTGCCTACGAAAATGCTGGTAGTTTCCGAAATTTTGTCAATAGTGAGCGAGTCTTTTTTGGGCCAGTTTTTGATTTAAAACTGGGTGAGAACACTAACATATTGTTTGATGTTAGTTATGTCAACGATGAGCGCACAATGGATCAAGGTATAGTTGCTTTTGGACGGGGTATTGCTGACATTCCTACTAGTAGGTTCTTGGGTGAACCAGGAGATGAACGCACAGTAGAAGAGGTAAATGTTGGATACCGCTTAGAGCATCGTTTTAGTGACCAATTAACCCTCCGCAATGCTTTTCGCTATACTTCACAAGATACCTTTGATTATCGCGCCCAGCCTCTGGCAGTTGACGAAGCAACTGGTGAACTCTCGCGCAACTTCCGTTCTAATGATGATTACCGTGAGACATACTCTCTACTAACAGATATTGTTGGTAAATTTAAGACAGGTTCAATTGAACATACACTCTTGTTTGGATTTGATCTGGCTCGACAAAAGAGCGATGGTTCTCAAAGACGGCTACCTGGGGGACTCACTCCATCAATAAATATTTTTAACCCGGTTTACAACGTTATCCCCAGACCTGCGCTGTCTGAATTAACCAATGTAGTTAGAGATGGTAAATCTACAACTGATTCATTGGGTATCTATTTGCAAGATCAGATAGCATTTTCAGACAAATTCAAGTTAATGCTAGGTGGTCGTTTTGACGTTGTGGAGCAAGACCAGTTTGATAGGCTTTCAGATACTCGTACTCTTCAGTATGACGAAGCTTTTACTCCTCGGATTGGTGTTGTTTACCAGCCAATTAAACCGATTTCACTTTATGCTAGTTATAGTCGCTCGTTTGTTCCCAATTTTGCCCAGCGTGCTGACGGGACATTTTTACCCCCTGAACGTGGTAATCAATATGAAGTCGGAATCAAGGCAGATTTGAATGAAAAATTTTCAGCGACATTAGCAGCTTATGAAATTACTAGAACAAATATTGCTACACCCGATCCCAATGACCCTGATGGCTTTAGCATTCCTGTTGGGGAACAGAGAAGTCGAGGAATTGAACTGGATATATCTGGTGAAATTTTGCCGGGATGGAATATTATTGCTGCTTATAGTTATACAGATGCCACAGTCACAAAAAGTAATGATTTAAGGGTTGGTTCTAGAGTACCCAAAGTACCTGAACACAAAGCAAGTTTGTGGACTACTTATCAATTTCGACAGGGCAATTTGCAAGGTTTGGGCTTTGGTTTAGGGTTGTTTTATCTTTCCGATAGAGTAGGTGGTGATATTCCTACCCCTGAGTTTGACGATACTTTCACATTACCTAGTTATCTGCGAACTGATGCTGCAATTTATTACAAGCGAGATAATTGGAAGGCTGCTATCAATATCGAAAACTTGTTTGGTGTCAGATATATTGAGTCATTTAACTTTGGTAGAAATACAGTGATTCCGGGCGCACCATTTACAATTATCGGGTCAATTACTTTTGAGTTTTAA
- a CDS encoding helix-turn-helix transcriptional regulator, with protein sequence MSITISQPAFWELFSEIEEIQNQCADKFEMFCQYPQALGEGNLRYIHLREGLDLTIADYQLHDCLILKSPERRHGIEFTFYLSGGHKNQFNSAFAGQYAICSSGIAPKECYEWLANQRTLAINLHIEPEFFCSCLDLKSEQKSAQIAHLLGTPEKKYYVRSGKTTSVMTMALQQILQCPYQGVTKRIYLESKALELMALLIADELALGESKKGAYYLKSDDIDRIHYAKDILLQNIDNPPSLIELAHQVGLNDCTLKRGFRQVFGTTAFGYLHHQRLEKAGQLLAIGEMSIGEVARAVGFADRSYFAAAFRKQYGVNPSVYLRTHQKPMRNSA encoded by the coding sequence ATGTCAATTACGATTTCACAACCAGCTTTCTGGGAACTTTTTTCAGAAATCGAAGAAATCCAAAACCAGTGTGCAGATAAGTTTGAGATGTTTTGCCAATATCCCCAGGCGTTGGGGGAAGGAAACCTCCGATATATTCACTTGCGGGAAGGGTTAGATTTAACAATTGCTGATTATCAGCTTCATGACTGTCTGATTCTCAAATCTCCAGAACGCCGACATGGTATAGAGTTCACTTTTTATCTATCTGGTGGTCACAAAAATCAATTTAACTCTGCTTTTGCTGGACAATACGCTATTTGTAGTAGCGGTATTGCACCTAAAGAATGTTATGAATGGTTAGCAAATCAGAGAACTCTGGCAATTAATCTTCATATCGAACCAGAGTTTTTTTGCTCATGTCTAGACCTTAAATCTGAGCAAAAATCGGCTCAAATCGCTCATTTACTGGGAACACCAGAAAAAAAGTATTATGTGCGTTCAGGTAAGACTACCTCTGTGATGACAATGGCTTTACAACAAATTCTCCAATGTCCCTACCAGGGTGTTACTAAGCGTATATATTTAGAAAGTAAAGCTTTAGAGTTAATGGCATTGTTAATAGCAGACGAGTTAGCACTAGGAGAAAGTAAAAAAGGTGCCTATTACCTCAAATCAGATGACATAGACCGCATTCACTATGCAAAAGATATTTTGTTACAGAATATAGACAATCCTCCTTCCCTAATCGAACTAGCGCATCAGGTGGGTTTGAATGACTGCACTCTCAAAAGAGGTTTCCGTCAAGTGTTTGGTACAACGGCTTTTGGCTATTTGCATCACCAGAGATTAGAGAAAGCCGGACAACTTTTGGCAATAGGTGAAATGAGTATAGGAGAAGTAGCTCGTGCAGTTGGTTTTGCAGACCGCAGCTATTTTGCAGCCGCATTTCGTAAGCAGTATGGGGTAAATCCTAGTGTGTATTTGCGAACCCACCAAAAACCAATGAGAAATTCCGCCTAG